The sequence GTGTGAAAGATTTGTTGAGCGCGCCCACATCCGAAAAACTGGACGCCGTGTATGTTTTTGTATCAACTTCATGGTAACGATACTCTGTGCCGACAACGAATTTATTGGCCATGCCTCCAATGTCATGATTGAAGGTCATGCTCACTTCCGGATGCGCCTGCCACGCTTCCCCGTCAATTAAACCATTATAATACATTTTGTAATCTGATGCCTGCAATTCCATTTTGCCCATCAACTCATGTGCCCCCAGTTGTTGTTTATACACAAGGGCTCCCAGTTTCTGTTCCTCTTCATAGTACTTGTCAGATCCGGCATCCGGAGGAGTCTGGGACGGATCCTCGTCGAATTGCTCCCGGGTCAGCCCGGTATTGTAAATTCCCTTTAAGTCCGAGAAGGAACCATGGAAGGTTAATTGTGCGTCATCATTCAATGAATAGTCCACTTTGGTGTACACATTGTTCGTATCATAATATGCACCATCCTGATAAAGATCTTCGCGTACCATAGAAGCATCCAAATAATAATCCCAACTTCCCTGGGTACCATTGATCACACTATACCCATTTCCGCCTCCCAAACTGGTGAAAGCTAAACCTGCCTTGGCCTCCACAAACTCTTTTGCCTTACGCGTGATAATATTGATAACCCCGCCAAAGGCAGTATCCCCATGTTCGGCTGACGGGGTTTTGGTCACTTCAATACGCTCGACATCATGTATAGCCAATCTACCGGGCTTTATGTATCCGTTTCCACGGTTAAACTCCACGCCGTTAATCATCACCTTTACTCCCCACGACGAGATTTCATTGCCCCTGGCGCTCATTCCAGGGGTATGTCTTCCACCACCGCCGCTTAAGGGGAAATAGAGTCCCGGTATATTTGCCTCCTTCAGCACGGTCAGCGCACTGGAATGACCAGGATACTTTTCAAGATCCTCACGGGTTATAACGGTGATATTGGTTGGTATTTTATCTACCTCGGTAGACATCTTTGTAGCGGTAACGACGATGTCACCGATCTGTGTATCTACCTTGTCTGCTTCTCCATCTTCAGCCCATGCCGGCAGCACGGCAATGAGCATCAGTATCGCCATAATAGCGGCAAGGCAAAATATTAAACCGGCATAGCTACAAAATTCTTTATCCTGGGTGACATTCTTCATGTTTTCTCTCCTGCATTTTGCATCAATTTCATTAAAATATAAGCCTCTGCTTTAAAACTAATAGCACCCCAACATTTTTAAACAAAAGCAAAATAGTGAAGAAAAAAACAAAAAGCTAACGGTGGCGTACATTTTATAGACGCCGGCGTTCACGAATGAGAAAATTACGCGTTGTAAACTATGTTATGCGAAAAGGTTTACGCAGATCGCTCGGCGCCATTCCGAATATGGATTTAAAGGCCTTGGCAAAATGACTTAGATTGGTATAGCCGACAATCAAAGCCGCCTGGGTGACATTCACCTCCCCGTCCTGGAGCAGGTGCATGGCCATCTGTAAACGGTGATTGCGAAGATATTCAAAAGGGGAGAGCCCGAAGGTCTGGCGAAAGCAGCGAAACAGCTTGGTCCTGCTCAATCCCACCGACCGGGCGATCTCCATGATATCCGGCGGATTATTCAGGTCCCGGACAAGCATATGTGCTGCATGGTGAACACGTTCCGTCTCTGATGTTTTTATGGTGCCGGCATAGCAGCAGCGACAACCGGAACAAAGCTGTTCCATCATATGTGCGATCAATTCCATGCTTTTCCCTTCCAGGAAGATCTGTTGTGTCGTGCCGCGGTAAGGGCAATGAAGTAATTGGTACAAAACCGTTCTCATCACAGGCGTCAGAATATTGCCCATGCGGGTGGAGGACCTTTTTTCCAAACTTTTCAGTATCGGATAAAAACGATCTTCATCTCCATTGATTAATGTGGATAAACATTCCCCATCCAGCGACAGAGCAACCCTATGCATCCGTTTATCATTGGTTTTTTCAAGGGTCTCAACGCCTTTTGGAAAAGAAAAAAACGCGCTTTCTCCGGCCCTTATCGTAAACGGCCGGTCAAAACCGGTGGGATGGTAATCATACCGGCCATCAAG is a genomic window of uncultured Desulfobacter sp. containing:
- a CDS encoding TonB-dependent receptor, giving the protein MKNVTQDKEFCSYAGLIFCLAAIMAILMLIAVLPAWAEDGEADKVDTQIGDIVVTATKMSTEVDKIPTNITVITREDLEKYPGHSSALTVLKEANIPGLYFPLSGGGGRHTPGMSARGNEISSWGVKVMINGVEFNRGNGYIKPGRLAIHDVERIEVTKTPSAEHGDTAFGGVINIITRKAKEFVEAKAGLAFTSLGGGNGYSVINGTQGSWDYYLDASMVREDLYQDGAYYDTNNVYTKVDYSLNDDAQLTFHGSFSDLKGIYNTGLTREQFDEDPSQTPPDAGSDKYYEEEQKLGALVYKQQLGAHELMGKMELQASDYKMYYNGLIDGEAWQAHPEVSMTFNHDIGGMANKFVVGTEYRYHEVDTKTYTASSFSDVGALNKSFTRKDISYAGYLQDELLITNALTVSTGIRYDYFDLEQTAHTASSSAWEQEKGDFSPKLGFTYQLCDQVNLFAGFNSGIKSPIRIPQTWTNGELDPEKMRAYEVGLRGFLSDGLDYNIALFWQEVEDKFVRESADPDAVYENAGSTSSKGVELGVNARLPHGFYASTSFTYQKSEFDEFVSRGVDYSGKNMVGVPDIMFSFKLGYANRMLGDISINPVYTGKRYFNYANTNEDDAFWVLNARYAKTIGRFELYVAANNLFDESAVGSGSGNPGNESLYPITGFNTVVGLNAKF
- a CDS encoding AraC family transcriptional regulator; this translates as MKTVLVPPPQPVANSNHFKINIPASLGQGGADLFSLTSGIQLLTLDCQFNQATLFQGGLKDHAVGFGFCLDGRYDYHPTGFDRPFTIRAGESAFFSFPKGVETLEKTNDKRMHRVALSLDGECLSTLINGDEDRFYPILKSLEKRSSTRMGNILTPVMRTVLYQLLHCPYRGTTQQIFLEGKSMELIAHMMEQLCSGCRCCYAGTIKTSETERVHHAAHMLVRDLNNPPDIMEIARSVGLSRTKLFRCFRQTFGLSPFEYLRNHRLQMAMHLLQDGEVNVTQAALIVGYTNLSHFAKAFKSIFGMAPSDLRKPFRIT